A region of Arabidopsis thaliana chromosome 5, partial sequence DNA encodes the following proteins:
- a CDS encoding Plant invertase/pectin methylesterase inhibitor superfamily (Plant invertase/pectin methylesterase inhibitor superfamily; FUNCTIONS IN: enzyme inhibitor activity, pectinesterase activity; INVOLVED IN: cell wall modification; LOCATED IN: endomembrane system, cell wall, plant-type cell wall; EXPRESSED IN: sperm cell, flower, root; EXPRESSED DURING: 4 anthesis; CONTAINS InterPro DOMAIN/s: Pectinesterase, active site (InterPro:IPR018040), Pectin lyase fold/virulence factor (InterPro:IPR011050), Pectinesterase, catalytic (InterPro:IPR000070), Pectinesterase inhibitor (InterPro:IPR006501), Pectin lyase fold (InterPro:IPR012334); BEST Arabidopsis thaliana protein match is: Plant invertase/pectin methylesterase inhibitor superfamily (TAIR:AT5G51490.1); Has 2795 Blast hits to 2745 proteins in 322 species: Archae - 6; Bacteria - 579; Metazoa - 1; Fungi - 196; Plants - 1987; Viruses - 0; Other Eukaryotes - 26 (source: NCBI BLink).) — protein MNIMMVQNISFLSLHLLLILLLCLRPLTTVADGNSTNIDGWCDKTPYPYPCKRYFIKHSGFRLPTQISEFRVLLVEAAMDRAVSAWDKLTNSSKNCTDFKKQAVLADCINLYGDTVMQLNRTLQGVSSKTGRRCTDFDAQTWLSTALTNTETCRRGSSDLNVSDFTTPIVSNTKISHLISNCLAVNGALLTAGKNDSTTGDSKGFPTWVSRKERRLLQLQSVRANLVVAKDGSGHFKTVQAAIDVAGRRKVTSGRFVIYVKRGIYQENLNVRLNNDNIMLVGDGMRYTIITGGRSVKGGYTTYSSATAGIEGLHFIAKGIAFQNTAGPAKGQAVALRSSSDLSIFYRCSIEGYQDTLMVHSQRQFYRECYIYGTVDFIFGNAAVVFQNCIILPRLPLKGQANVITAQGRTDLFQNTGISIHNSIIIPAPDLKPVVRSVKTYMGRPWMMYSRTVVLKTYIDSVVSPVGWSPWTKGSTYGLDTLFYAEYKNIGPASSTRWRVRWKGFHVLSKASDASAFSVGKFIAGTAWLPGSGIPFTSEL, from the exons ATGAATATCATGATGGTGCAAAATATCTCTTTTCTATCTCTACATTTACTATTAATATTACTACTCTGCCTCCGTCCTCTTACCACCGTAGCCGACGGCAATTCTACCAACATTGACGGGTGGTGCGACAAAACTCCATACCCATATCCATGCAAACGCTACTTCATAAAACACAGCGGTTTTCGACTGCCAACACAAATATCCGAGTTCCGAGTACTTCTCGTGGAAGCAGCCATGGATCGGGCCGTATCCGCTTGGGACAAATTGACCAATTCAAGCAAGAACTGCACAGATTTCAAGAAACAAGCAGTTTTGGCGGATTGCATTAACCTCTATGGAGACACTGTCATGCAGCTAAACAGAACGCTGCAGGGCGTGTCTTCAAAAACCGGGAGAAGGTGTACTGACTTCGACGCTCAAACGTGGCTAAGCACCGCGCTTACAAACACTGAGACTTGCCGACGCGGCTCCTCCGATCTCAACGTCTCAGATTTCACTACACCTATtgtttcaaacacaaaaatctcTCACCTCATCAGCAACTGCTTAGCCGTCAACGGAGCCCTTTTGACCGCCGGAAAAAATGACAGCACCACCGGTGATTCCAAGGGTTTTCCAACGTGGGTTTCCCGTAAAGAGAGGAGACTTTTGCAATTGCAATCAGTGCGTGCGAATCTTGTAGTGGCCAAAGACGGATCGGGACATTTCAAGACGGTGCAAGCGGCTATTGACGTGGCGGGACGGAGAAAGGTGACGTCAGGGAGGTTCGTTATATACGTAAAAAGAGGGATATATCAAGAAAACCTTAACGTACGTCTAAATAATGATAACATAATGTTGGTCGGAGATGGAATGAGATATACCATTATCACCGGTGGTCGAAGTGTTAAAGGAGGTTACACCACGTACAGTTCTGCCACTGCCG GTATAGAGGGACTTCACTTCATAGCAAAAGGCATAGCGTTCCAGAACACGGCAGGTCCGGCAAAAGGCCAGGCAGTGGCACTACGGTCATCCTCGGACCTCTCAATCTTCTATAGATGCTCCATCGAAGGATACCAAGACACATTGATGGTCCATTCACAACGCCAGTTTTATCGCGAGTGCTACATCTATGGAACTGTCGATTTCATCTTCGGAAACGCGGCCGTTGTTTTCCAAAACTGTATCATCCTGCCTCGCCTGCCACTCAAAGGTCAAGCCAATGTAATAACCGCACAAGGTCGTACTGATCTATTTCAGAACACAGGGATCTCTATTCATAACTCAATAATCATACCCGCTCCTGACTTAAAACCGGTGGTCCGTAGTGTTAAGACATATATGGGTCGACCCTGGATGATGTACTCCCGCACCGTGGTTCTTAAGACGTACATCGATAGTGTTGTGAGTCCTGTCGGGTGGTCTCCGTGGACTAAAGGTTCGACGTATGGTCTCGACACGCTGTTCTATGCGGAATATAAGAATATCGGACCGGCTTCATCCACGAGGTGGCGTGTCCGTT